Proteins encoded within one genomic window of Armatimonadota bacterium:
- a CDS encoding DUF2142 domain-containing protein, whose amino-acid sequence MRVEYLFVIILCIVASIRIFLFSAGFPVFTNVDEHAHFDLICKYSKGKIPTGLWKYDHDANRMIMLYGSPEYLYYPADLPTGEIPPPIWKLPPEIQEFVLEKRLEKVKKGLNHESTQPPVYYFISALWYELGQALRIGNGFILYWVRFLNIIIYSVLIWLSYIFVRKYYHEDTFLRLSLPLILAFFPQDVFFSINNDVLTPLVFTTAFLCLLDCLISESKGVAFHLLTGLLIATAFLVKITAFVIFIMLGFVVILKAIRLKNERRFSEGMPALATLVLSALLPAGLWLLRNYLVLGDITGSAAKINMLTWTAKPFTAIWDHPIFTPAGALTFWSELMKTFWRGEITWYGERLSWDFADGFYWISSSVFLIAFIYSLLLLRPRTKSKIIDIANLIVFGASVLFMTGISISYDYGTCWYPSQEHPYFTSGRLISGALVPFLILYLQGFKILTSRLKSYTRWAALGAIIALMLASEIVLSIPVFGSAYNMFHLH is encoded by the coding sequence TTGCGTGTTGAATATCTTTTCGTAATAATCTTATGCATAGTTGCCTCAATTCGTATATTCTTATTCAGTGCAGGATTTCCTGTCTTTACCAACGTAGATGAACATGCCCACTTCGACTTAATTTGCAAATATTCAAAAGGTAAAATACCAACTGGCCTTTGGAAATACGACCATGATGCAAACAGAATGATAATGCTATACGGGTCGCCAGAATATCTATATTACCCCGCAGATTTACCGACTGGGGAAATCCCTCCTCCTATATGGAAACTGCCTCCTGAGATACAAGAATTTGTCTTAGAGAAAAGGCTTGAAAAGGTTAAAAAAGGTCTAAATCATGAATCTACACAACCGCCTGTGTACTACTTCATTTCGGCATTATGGTACGAACTTGGACAGGCATTACGAATAGGAAATGGATTCATACTCTACTGGGTAAGGTTTTTAAACATTATCATCTATTCCGTGCTCATCTGGCTTTCCTATATATTTGTAAGAAAGTATTACCATGAAGACACCTTCTTAAGACTAAGCTTGCCATTGATATTGGCTTTTTTTCCACAAGACGTGTTTTTTTCCATAAATAATGATGTTCTTACGCCTCTTGTGTTCACCACGGCTTTTCTATGTCTACTCGACTGCCTTATAAGCGAATCAAAAGGCGTTGCCTTCCATTTGCTAACTGGTCTTCTTATCGCCACTGCATTTCTAGTAAAGATCACAGCTTTTGTCATTTTCATAATGCTGGGCTTTGTGGTAATTCTCAAAGCCATTAGACTCAAAAATGAAAGAAGATTTTCCGAAGGTATGCCGGCACTCGCCACATTGGTTTTAAGTGCATTATTGCCAGCTGGGTTATGGCTACTGAGAAATTACCTTGTACTGGGAGATATAACAGGTTCAGCTGCAAAGATTAATATGCTTACTTGGACTGCTAAGCCATTTACAGCAATATGGGACCATCCGATATTTACCCCTGCTGGAGCGCTTACGTTTTGGAGTGAATTAATGAAAACCTTCTGGCGGGGAGAAATTACCTGGTATGGCGAAAGACTTTCGTGGGATTTTGCTGATGGATTTTATTGGATCTCATCATCGGTTTTCCTCATAGCATTTATATATAGCTTACTTCTTCTGCGACCGCGAACAAAATCAAAAATTATTGACATAGCAAACCTCATAGTTTTTGGAGCATCAGTTTTGTTTATGACTGGAATTTCTATTTCTTACGATTACGGCACTTGCTGGTATCCTTCCCAGGAACATCCATATTTTACTTCTGGTAGGCTAATATCAGGAGCACTTGTGCCGTTTCTCATTTTATATCTTCAGGGTTTCAAAATCCTAACGTCCCGATTGAAATCGTACACTAGATGGGCCGCCCTAGGAGCAATAATTGCACTTATGTTAGCCTCAGAGATAGTCCTTTCGATCCCGGTATTTGGGAGCGCATATAATATGTTTCACTTGCACTGA
- a CDS encoding glycosyltransferase family 39 protein — protein MAKRGKRATKCHNALNKSKMQWAWLLVFIVVLFCAAIRIRLLPTPLERDEGEYAYAGQLILQGIPPYVHVYNMKLPGTYAAYAIAMALFGQNPTGIHLGLLFINAATIILVFLLTRKLFDTITGLVASASFGILSLGASVLGVFAHATHFVILPAIGGLLLLLKAKELRSRSMLFWSGLCLGLAFLMKQHGIFFVIFGASYILIYNAHFSLRREKTGFSNQKLVDAAIFLLGAAVPFVLTCLILLLTGALQKFWFWTWTYALQYVTETSFSTGCKLFRSGISYVVQSAPALWILAGLGLICLFADREWRKRASFVGGLLLFSFFATCPGFYFRSHYFIVVLPVLAILNGIAVSTICNIAERMHAPTYRKAAVLAFLLILGYSIFQQKTFLFKATPCEVCRLSYGAACFPEALEVGKYIRENSTEDDRIVVLGSEPEIYFYSRRMSATGYIYMYPLMEPSPLAEKMQREMIEETMASKPKFLIAVCIPTSWMRRRESPTLLFDWFTQYSADNYKLVGSVEILDLERTEYRWGEELNAYKPKAENRILVFARKQ, from the coding sequence GTGGCGAAGCGCGGGAAACGCGCAACAAAGTGTCATAATGCACTTAATAAGAGCAAAATGCAATGGGCATGGTTGCTCGTGTTCATTGTGGTGCTTTTTTGCGCGGCAATACGAATTAGGCTACTCCCGACGCCGCTCGAGCGCGATGAGGGCGAATATGCCTACGCAGGTCAGCTAATACTACAGGGAATCCCTCCCTACGTACACGTTTACAATATGAAGCTTCCAGGTACCTACGCTGCTTATGCCATCGCCATGGCACTTTTTGGTCAAAATCCAACTGGTATCCACCTTGGTCTGCTCTTCATAAATGCTGCCACTATAATCCTGGTATTCCTATTGACACGAAAACTGTTCGACACCATAACAGGCTTGGTAGCATCTGCGAGTTTTGGCATCCTATCTCTTGGCGCATCTGTCCTGGGCGTTTTTGCGCATGCCACCCACTTTGTAATACTACCAGCAATTGGCGGACTGCTACTTCTGCTAAAAGCAAAAGAATTGAGAAGTCGCTCAATGTTGTTTTGGAGTGGTTTATGCCTTGGGCTTGCATTTCTAATGAAGCAACATGGCATATTCTTTGTAATCTTTGGTGCTTCCTATATTCTCATTTACAACGCCCATTTCTCTTTACGGCGAGAGAAAACTGGTTTCTCAAATCAAAAATTGGTTGACGCGGCGATATTTCTCCTCGGCGCCGCTGTCCCATTTGTCCTTACATGTCTAATTTTGTTATTGACAGGAGCTCTCCAAAAGTTCTGGTTTTGGACTTGGACGTACGCTTTGCAATATGTCACAGAGACATCTTTTTCCACTGGCTGTAAACTGTTTAGGAGTGGCATCAGTTACGTTGTACAGTCGGCACCTGCGCTTTGGATTTTAGCGGGATTGGGTTTGATTTGTCTTTTTGCAGATCGAGAATGGCGAAAGCGTGCGTCTTTTGTTGGAGGGCTACTGCTTTTCTCATTTTTTGCCACTTGTCCTGGTTTTTACTTTCGTAGTCATTATTTTATTGTGGTGCTGCCAGTATTAGCTATTCTCAACGGTATTGCAGTCAGTACCATATGTAATATTGCAGAAAGAATGCATGCTCCCACATATCGTAAAGCAGCTGTGTTGGCATTTCTTTTGATTTTAGGTTATTCTATATTCCAACAGAAAACATTTTTATTCAAAGCCACGCCCTGTGAGGTATGCAGATTATCCTATGGCGCCGCCTGTTTCCCTGAGGCTCTGGAGGTTGGAAAATATATTAGGGAAAACAGCACTGAGGATGACCGAATCGTCGTCCTAGGGTCCGAACCTGAAATCTACTTTTATTCGCGTCGGATGTCAGCCACCGGATACATTTACATGTATCCGCTTATGGAACCTAGCCCTTTAGCCGAAAAGATGCAACGCGAAATGATCGAGGAAACAATGGCATCAAAGCCTAAATTTTTAATTGCAGTTTGTATCCCAACCTCATGGATGCGCAGGCGTGAATCACCAACCTTATTGTTTGATTGGTTCACTCAATACTCGGCAGATAATTACAAATTAGTGGGAAGTGTGGAGATACTTGACCTAGAACGAACCGAATACCGCTGGGGAGAAGAACTAAACGCTTATAAACCAAAGGCAGAAAATAGGATTCTAGTTTTCGCACGAAAACAGTAG
- a CDS encoding tetratricopeptide repeat protein, which yields MQNRYLIILFLLTITLVVFLQVKNHEFLNYDDDVYITANHHVRNGLTLESIKWAFTTTYANNWHPLTWISHLLDVQLYKLKPAGHHVTSLLIHMLNVALLFVVLEMMTHSRWRSAFVAALFAIHPLHVESVAWVAERKDVLSSFFWILTLFAYLRYVKYPRATTYVPVVLIYALGLMSKPMLVTLPFVLLLLDYWPLGRTTFAHEQLAGSIEKHSIGRLVIEKIPLLVLAGASCTMTYIAQGEAVAPFERFPFGIRAANAVVAFVSYILKMLWPANLSVFYVHPSTSLPTWQVLGAGVVLICIFVLALRNIFTYPYILVGWLWYFGTLIPVIGLIQVGAQAMADRYTYMPLTGIFIIIAWGVPKLLGNSRIGVEKGKRKKEAFVPKSFILPFAALLVIISLMISAWYRTSVWKNSITLFENALRSNPNNYLAHNNLGVALEKANKLEEAAAHYEVTLRLKPNHPQAHNNLANIYFRTGKVDKAILEYRKALELKPKDAAIHNNLGVALAEKGMLDEAIKEYKIALQIRPDYDKAHLNLGMALARLGKFREAADEMNKARNISPESSEGHNNYGVILAGQGKILEAIEQFKEALRLKPENAEAHKNLAVAYYLTGKYADAWREVQLYRKYGGTPHPGLIQALKQKMPQPPK from the coding sequence ATGCAAAATCGCTACTTAATAATCTTATTCCTTCTTACCATAACCCTTGTCGTCTTTCTGCAAGTTAAGAATCATGAGTTTCTCAACTATGACGATGATGTGTATATTACTGCCAACCATCATGTTCGGAATGGGCTAACTTTAGAATCAATCAAGTGGGCTTTTACAACTACGTATGCAAACAATTGGCACCCCCTAACGTGGATATCACATCTACTTGACGTGCAGTTATACAAGCTTAAACCCGCCGGGCATCACGTAACTAGCCTCTTAATCCACATGTTGAATGTCGCGCTCCTATTTGTAGTGCTAGAAATGATGACCCATTCGAGATGGCGAAGTGCATTCGTTGCAGCTTTGTTCGCAATACACCCTCTCCATGTAGAGTCAGTTGCTTGGGTAGCTGAAAGAAAAGATGTTTTAAGCTCTTTCTTTTGGATACTAACACTTTTTGCATACCTACGATACGTCAAATATCCAAGGGCAACCACTTACGTTCCTGTGGTTTTAATCTACGCCCTCGGCTTAATGTCAAAGCCAATGCTAGTAACTCTTCCATTTGTACTTCTCCTGCTGGACTACTGGCCCCTAGGTCGAACAACTTTTGCTCATGAGCAACTTGCTGGCTCTATAGAAAAGCACAGTATTGGAAGGCTGGTAATAGAAAAGATTCCTCTATTGGTCTTAGCAGGAGCATCTTGCACAATGACATATATTGCCCAGGGGGAGGCGGTTGCTCCGTTCGAAAGGTTTCCATTTGGTATCCGTGCGGCAAACGCTGTTGTAGCATTTGTCTCCTATATTCTGAAGATGCTCTGGCCAGCTAACCTTTCCGTTTTTTATGTGCATCCTTCAACGTCTCTTCCAACATGGCAAGTATTAGGAGCCGGGGTTGTCCTAATTTGCATATTTGTTCTCGCGTTGCGAAATATTTTCACCTACCCATATATCCTAGTAGGATGGCTGTGGTATTTTGGAACATTAATACCCGTAATCGGCTTAATTCAAGTTGGGGCACAAGCAATGGCGGATAGATATACCTATATGCCACTCACAGGCATATTTATCATAATTGCCTGGGGAGTGCCAAAACTGCTAGGAAATTCACGAATTGGGGTAGAAAAGGGGAAAAGGAAAAAAGAAGCTTTTGTTCCCAAATCTTTCATTCTGCCATTTGCTGCCCTGCTTGTTATAATAAGCCTTATGATCTCAGCCTGGTATCGGACGAGTGTTTGGAAGAATAGCATAACCTTGTTCGAGAATGCACTTAGGTCGAACCCAAACAATTATCTTGCACACAACAATCTTGGGGTGGCTTTGGAAAAAGCAAACAAGTTAGAAGAAGCCGCAGCTCATTATGAGGTCACTTTACGACTCAAACCAAATCATCCCCAAGCCCACAATAATCTCGCCAATATTTACTTCCGAACAGGCAAAGTGGACAAAGCAATTCTTGAGTATAGAAAGGCTTTGGAGCTAAAACCCAAGGATGCAGCCATTCACAATAATCTTGGGGTAGCTCTTGCCGAAAAAGGCATGCTGGACGAGGCAATCAAAGAATACAAAATAGCTCTGCAGATTAGACCAGACTACGACAAAGCGCACCTAAACCTTGGGATGGCATTGGCAAGACTAGGAAAATTTAGAGAAGCTGCCGATGAAATGAACAAAGCACGAAACATTAGCCCAGAAAGTTCAGAAGGCCACAACAATTATGGTGTAATACTTGCAGGACAAGGAAAGATTTTGGAGGCAATAGAGCAATTCAAAGAAGCACTGCGGCTTAAACCTGAAAATGCAGAAGCACATAAAAATCTGGCCGTTGCGTATTATTTAACCGGAAAGTACGCAGACGCGTGGAGGGAAGTGCAATTATACCGCAAATACGGTGGAACGCCGCATCCTGGTTTGATTCAAGCGCTCAAACAAAAAATGCCTCAGCCTCCAAAATGA
- a CDS encoding DUF2142 domain-containing protein has product MPKLASAKRRSRLRRAETRELKRIPLWDSFTAKNEFVIVVILCIVAAVRIFIFSAAFPFFNNVDEQAHYDLVYKYSKGQIPNALEKFSAGASELIVLFSSPEYLCDPLSFPNAQFPKPMWNLPPSELAPALKPATTKLMNKTNYESTQPPVFYIIAGLWHRLGELLNLHDGMLLYWIRFLNAVLFIPLVLLSHRFIRILYPDRLFMRIGAPAMIAFFPQDVFFSINNDVVSPLFFTAALLCLLEIYLSRSKSYAFYVFTGLLVAVTFMVKFTNAAIFAALIAVAALRIIELSADARIGRELPKIVLMIFSAITPTALFLTRNLLVLGDITGMSGKINILGWTAKPFAQIWRHPIFTPEGLITFWSDLMKTFWRGELVWHKSTVAVPWVDSFYWISTTIFLLAAAVNLILYKRQNRDTGWIADIFAFGVIGLSVLGLAVISLAYDFGRCWYPSSQHPYLTSGRLIIGIMVPFIALYLRAIEFILWKTGLRSSRWLALCIILGLMLGSEIAISIPVFGSLYNWFHMI; this is encoded by the coding sequence ATGCCCAAACTCGCAAGTGCCAAACGGCGTTCTCGTCTGAGACGCGCCGAAACAAGGGAATTGAAAAGAATCCCTTTGTGGGACTCTTTTACGGCGAAAAATGAATTCGTAATCGTCGTGATATTGTGTATTGTTGCTGCCGTACGCATTTTTATTTTCAGTGCAGCATTTCCGTTCTTCAATAATGTGGATGAACAAGCTCACTACGACTTAGTTTATAAATATTCCAAGGGACAAATTCCAAATGCGCTAGAGAAATTTAGTGCCGGCGCAAGCGAGCTAATCGTCCTTTTTTCCTCGCCTGAATACCTATGCGATCCACTTAGCTTCCCCAATGCGCAATTTCCAAAGCCAATGTGGAACTTACCTCCGAGCGAATTAGCACCTGCACTGAAACCAGCAACAACAAAGCTGATGAATAAAACAAACTACGAATCTACCCAGCCGCCTGTTTTCTATATTATCGCAGGTTTATGGCATAGACTTGGCGAGTTATTGAACTTACACGATGGCATGCTTTTATACTGGATAAGGTTTCTGAATGCTGTACTTTTTATTCCGCTAGTTTTGCTTTCTCACCGATTTATTAGAATCCTTTACCCCGACCGGCTGTTCATGCGCATAGGGGCACCAGCAATGATAGCATTCTTCCCCCAAGATGTTTTCTTTTCGATAAACAACGATGTGGTCAGTCCACTATTCTTTACAGCTGCTCTTCTTTGTTTATTAGAAATATATCTTTCACGTTCAAAGAGCTATGCGTTTTATGTTTTCACCGGCCTCCTAGTAGCAGTAACCTTTATGGTTAAGTTCACAAATGCCGCGATATTTGCAGCTTTAATAGCTGTAGCTGCTTTAAGAATCATCGAACTTTCAGCGGACGCAAGAATTGGACGTGAATTGCCAAAGATTGTATTGATGATTTTTTCAGCCATAACGCCAACTGCTCTCTTTCTAACTAGAAACCTACTTGTATTAGGCGACATCACCGGCATGTCTGGAAAGATTAATATACTTGGGTGGACAGCAAAGCCTTTTGCCCAAATATGGCGCCATCCAATCTTCACTCCTGAAGGATTGATTACATTCTGGAGCGACCTAATGAAAACTTTTTGGAGAGGCGAACTCGTGTGGCACAAGTCTACAGTCGCAGTGCCGTGGGTTGACTCCTTTTATTGGATATCCACTACTATTTTTCTACTTGCGGCGGCCGTGAACTTGATTCTATACAAGCGGCAAAATCGAGACACAGGCTGGATAGCAGACATTTTCGCGTTTGGCGTGATTGGTCTTTCCGTATTAGGACTGGCAGTAATATCTTTGGCATATGACTTCGGAAGGTGTTGGTATCCCTCGAGTCAACATCCATATCTTACATCCGGCAGGTTGATAATTGGAATCATGGTGCCATTTATAGCGCTCTATCTTAGAGCAATTGAGTTTATTCTATGGAAAACGGGACTAAGAAGCTCTCGCTGGTTGGCTTTATGTATAATATTAGGACTGATGCTTGGATCTGAAATAGCAATTTCTATCCCAGTATTCGGCAGTTTATACAACTGGTTTCATATGATTTAG